In Torulaspora delbrueckii CBS 1146 chromosome 1, complete genome, one genomic interval encodes:
- the YML6 gene encoding mitochondrial 54S ribosomal protein uL4m (similar to Saccharomyces cerevisiae YML6 (YML025C); ancestral locus Anc_5.565): MFNRNRLWKIAHAVRYQSTKAAETVLPNAAIPPRYTLATVRAFPSLEPLTFAPVPTSVLAAPLRRDILWRAVVYENDNKRVGSSNPPGRSENGYSRRKLLPQKGSGRARAGDANSPTRHNGARALARTAPNDYSTVLPSKVYSQAVINALSHQYRSGNLFIIGGANALSKTNELDLNELELIPSNTTGDILFERFMKEHKLQGKKLLFIISEPREALLQNTDRFKDKVDVVQQELVDVNDLLKAKRIFIELAALEYLTVTHSL, from the exons ATGTTTAACCGTAATAGGCTATGGAAA ATTGCACATGCAGTTCGATACCAATCGACCAAAGCAGCTGAGACTGTACTCCCCAATGCCGCTATCCCACCACGTTATACTCTAGCCACTGTGCGTGCATTTCCTTCATTAGAACCTCTAACGTTTGCACCAGTCCCAACTTCTGTGCTAGCAGCCCCTCTAAGAAGAGACATACTATGGCGAGCAGTAGTTTACGAAAACGACAATAAACGTGTTGGATCATCAAACCCACCAGGAAGAAGTGAAAATGGCTACTCTAGACGCAAACTTTTACCTCAAAAGGGTTCCGGTAGAGCTAGAGCCGGTGATGCAAATTCACCAACCAGACATAACGGTGCTCGCGCCCTAGCGAGAACCGCTCCAAACGACTACTCTACTGTGCTACCAAGCAAGGTATACTCCCAGGCCGTGATAAACGCCCTAAGCCATCAGTATAGAAGTGGAAACCTCTTCATAATTGGCGGAGCCAATGCACTATCAAAGACGAATGAATTGGACTTGAACGAGCTAGAATTAATACCCAGTAATACCACTGGAGATATTTTGTTTGAGAGGTTCATGAAAGAACATAAACTGCAGGGCAAGAAATTActgttcatcatcagtgAACCCAGAGAAGCACTATTACAAAATACTGATCGTTTCAAGGACAAAGTCGATGTTGTTCAGCAAGAACTAGTTGATGTGAATGATTTATTGAAAGCCAAGAGAATATTCATAGAACTAGCAGCTTTGGAATACTTGACAGTAACCCATTCCCTTTAG
- the RPS17B gene encoding 40S ribosomal protein eS17 (similar to Saccharomyces cerevisiae RPS17B (YDR447C) and RPS17A (YML024W); ancestral locus Anc_5.562), whose amino-acid sequence MGRVRTKTVKRASKALIERYYPKLTMDFQVNKRLCDEIATIQSKRLRNKIAGYTTHLMKRIQKGPVRGISFKLQEEERERKDQYVPEVSALDLEHSKGVLNVDNQTADLVKSLGLKLPLSVTSVSAQRERRFRRRI is encoded by the exons ATG GGTAGAGTTAGAACTAAGACCGTCAAGCGTGCTTCCAAGGCTTTGATTGAGCGTTACTATCCAAAGTTGACTATGGATTTCCAAGTCAACAAGAGATTGTGTGATGAAATCGCCACCATCCAATCTAAGAGATTGAGAAACAAGATTGCTGGTTACACTAcccatttgatgaagagaattCAAAAGGGTCCAGTTAGAGgtatctctttcaagttgcaagaagaagaaagagagagaaaGGACCAATACGTTCCAGAAGTCTCTGCTTTGGACTTGGAACACTCCAAGGGTGTCTTGAATGTTGACAACCAAACCGCTGACTTGGTTAAGTCTTTGGGTTTGAAATTGCCATTATCTGTCACCAGCGTTTCTgctcaaagagaaagacgtttcagaagaagaatctAA
- the ADA2 gene encoding chromatin-binding transcription regulator ADA2 (similar to Saccharomyces cerevisiae ADA2 (YDR448W); ancestral locus Anc_5.563) encodes MSKFHCDACFSDCNNRVRISCAECPEYDLCVPCFSQGSYNGNHLPSHDYRIIETNWHPILCEDWGADEELALIKGSQSLGLGNWQDVADHVGSRDKEGVAEHYMKYYIYSEFYPIPDITKDLKVDREEFMEERKKRIERFREKPLEPSRKPVASVPSCHEVQGFMPGRLEFETEFENEAEGPVKDMVFEPDDQPLDIELKLIILDIYNSRLTTRAEKKRVLFENGLMEYRRLQGIDKRRTKEAKDLFNAIKPLANLMTAQDFDEFSRDILEELRCRTRIRQLQEWRSNGITTMEAGLKYERDKQLRISALERFGSSNNMTVNGNAINGRHRATTAHRNNADYSQNYNESAGRKKNMTASEIQHSTDFGLLSPDEQQLCIQLKILPKPYFAIKELLFRELLRSGGALRKKNCRDLLNIEPAKANKIYDFFESQNWI; translated from the coding sequence ATGTCGAAATTTCATTGCGATGCCTGTTTCTCTGACTGTAATAATAGAGTAAGGATTTCATGTGCAGAATGTCCGGAATACGATTTATGTGTACCATGTTTCTCTCAAGGTTCATATAATGGTAATCATTTACCTTCTCATGACTATCGAATTATAGAGACAAATTGGCATCCTATTTTATGTGAAGACTGGGgagcagatgaagaattggcatTAATTAAGGGAAGTCAAAGTCTTGGATTGGGTAATTGGCAAGATGTAGCAGACCACGTTGGAAGTAGAGATAAAGAAGGAGTTGCAGAACATTATATGAAATACTACATTTATAGTGAATTTTACCCTATACCGGATATCACTAAGGATCTGAAAGTGGATCGAGAAGAATTCATGGAagaaaggaagaagaggatcGAGAGATTTAGAGAAAAACCTTTGgaaccttcaagaaagccAGTGGCTTCGGTACCTAGTTGTCATGAAGTACAAGGATTTATGCCCGGCAGATTGGAGTTTGAAACGGAGTTTGAGAATGAGGCTGAAGGTCCAGTAAAAGATATGGTTTTTGAACCTGATGACCAACCGTTAGATATAGAGCTTAAGTTGATTATTTTGGACATTTACAATTCGAGATTGACTACTAGAGCTGAGAAAAAGAGGGTGCTATTCGAGAATGGTCTTATGGAGTATAGGCGGCTACAAGGCATTGATAAGAGAAGGACCAAAGAGGCTAAGGACCTCTTCAATGCGATAAAACCGCTGGCGAATTTGATGACTGCACAGGATTTTGACGAGTTTAGCCGAGATATCTTAGAGGAACTTCGTTGTAGAACAAGGATACGTCAATTGCAAGAGTGGAGAAGTAACGGGATTACCACGATGGAGGCTGGGCTGAAATATGAGCGCGATAAACAACTCAGGATTTCTGCCCTCGAAAGATTTGGCTCTTCAAATAACATGACGGTTAATGGTAATGCCATAAATGGTAGACATAGAGCTACTACTGCGCATAGAAATAATGCTGATTATTCGCAGAATTATAATGAAAGTGCGGGGAGAAAGAAAAACATGACGGCAAGTGAAATACAACATAGTACTGATTTTGGTCTTCTGTCGCCTGATGAACAACAATTGTGCATACAGTTGAAGATTCTACCGAAACCATATTTCGCTATAAAAGAACTCTTGTTTCGCGAACTTCTGCGAAGTGGTGGAGCGCtaagaaagaagaattgtAGAGACTTGCTCAATATTGAACCTGCAAAAGCAAATAAGATTTACGATTTCTTCGAATCACAAAATTGGATTTAG
- the TSA2 gene encoding thioredoxin peroxidase TSA2 (similar to Saccharomyces cerevisiae TSA2 (YDR453C) and TSA1 (YML028W); ancestral locus Anc_5.569) has protein sequence MVAQVQKQAPTFNKTAVIDGVFDEVSLDKYKGKYVVLAFIPLAFTFVCPTEIIAFSEAAKRFTDIGAQVLFASTDSEYSLLAWTNVERKDGGLGKVDIPLVADTNHSLSRDYGVLIEEAGVALRGLFIIDPKGVIRHITINDLPVGRNVEEALRLVEGFQWTDKNGTVLPCNWTPGAATIKPGVSESKEYFSSANK, from the coding sequence ATGGTCGCTCAAGTTCAAAAGCAAGCTCCAACTTTCAACAAGACTGCTGTCATTGACGGTGTCTTCGACGAAGTTTCCCTTGACAAATACAAGGGCAAGTACGTCGTTTTGGCTTTCATCCCATTGGCTTTCACTTTTGTTTGCCCAACCGAAATTATTGCCTTCTCTGAAGCTGCCAAGAGATTCACTGATATTGGTGCTCAAGTCTTGTTTGCCTCCACCGATTCTGAATACTCCTTGTTGGCTTGGACTAACGTTGAGAGAAAGGATGGTGGTCTAGGTAAGGTTGACATCCCATTGGTTGCTGACACTAACCACTCTTTGTCTAGAGACTATGGTGtcttgattgaagaagctggtgTTGCTCTAAGAGGTTTGTTCATTATTGATCCAAAGGGTGTCATTAGACACATTACTATCAACGATTTGCCAGTTGGTAGAAATGTTGAGGAAGCCTTAAGATTGGTTGAAGGTTTCCAATGGACTGACAAGAACGGTACTGTCTTGCCATGTAACTGGACTCCAGGTGCTGCTACCATCAAGCCAGGTGTCAGTGAATCCAAGGAATACTTCTCCTCTGCTAATAAATAG
- the UTP6 gene encoding snoRNA-binding rRNA-processing protein UTP6 (similar to Saccharomyces cerevisiae UTP6 (YDR449C); ancestral locus Anc_5.564), translating into MSSKTRYYLEQCIPEVEDLIDKGLFTKNEVSTIMKKRTDFEHRLNSRGSSIRDYMKYISYETSVDKLRAKRVKRILDSTKTNSISDWSIQQRIAFIYTRGCNKFPSDLKFWAMHLNFLKTRGNSTSYKRIHNVYNELLKLHPNNVEVWISCAKYEYEVHANFKSCRVVFQNGLRFNPDVPKLWYEYVKFELNFITKLINRRKVMGLINEREQELDMLKEQNDKKASTEDNGIEAPSTGDAMKDKLNEFPEADMNMLGNEETNPALRGDIALAIFDLCMETLSESYYKKHTGYYSITDRQMNKELSLDTIRYLYEKSVEYISLFDHFQDLHRDYLINHVLEYWRKDHRSISLQQELPELYVDVILMDTTLNIRFMSVESLDIEQLQLSVKKYFAYKNKLDEDMSKDLQKRYAAYLRETYVDKLNKENDPRYDTLQLITRKL; encoded by the coding sequence ATGTCTTCGAAGACTAGATACTATTTGGAACAATGTATTCCTGAAGTGGAGGATTTAATCGATAAAGGTTTGTTTACCAAGAATGAAGTATCGACAAttatgaagaaaagaactgattttgaacatcGTTTGAACTCTAGAGGTTCCTCGATCCGTGATTATATGAAATATATCAGCTATGAGACCAGCGTTGATAAACTACGTGCAAAACGTGTAAAGAGAATACTGGATAGTACAAAGACAAATAGTATTTCGGATTGGTCCatccaacaaagaattgCCTTCATATACACTAGAGGTTGTAATAAATTCCCATCTgacttgaaattttgggCTATGCATTTGAATTTCCTCAAGACAAGAGGTAATAGCACGTCATACAAGAGAATTCATAACGTTTACAatgaacttttgaaattacATCCAAATAATGTCGAAGTGTGGATTAGTTGTGCGAAATACGAATACGAGGTTCATGctaatttcaaaagttgtaGAGTTgtatttcaaaatggtCTGCGGTTCAACCCTGATGTACCAAAGCTGTGGTACGAATACGTAAAATTCGAATTGAACTTTATTACCaagttgatcaacagaAGGAAAGTTATGGGACTTATCAATGAAAGGGAACAAGAGCTAGACATGCTCAAAGAACAGAACGACAAGAAGGCATCAACAGAGGACAATGGAATCGAAGCACCATCTACAGGTGACGCAATGAAGGATAAGTTGAATGAATTTCCAGAAGCTGATATGAACATGCTTGGTAACGAAGAGACCAATCCAGCCTTGCGTGGTGATATCGCTCTTGCGAtatttgatctttgtaTGGAAACTTTGAGTGAAAGTTATTACAAGAAGCATACAGGTTACTATAGCATTACTGACCGCCAAATGAACAAAGAATTGTCATTGGATACAATTAGGTACTTGTACGAAAAATCTGTCGAGTACATCTCATTATTTGACCATTTCCAGGATCTACACAGGGACTATTTGATAAATCATGTATTGGAATACTGGAGAAAGGATCATCGCTCCATATCTTTGCAACAGGAATTGCCCGAGCTTTACGTTGACGTCATACTAATGGATACTACATTGAATATTAGGTTTATGTCCGTTGAGTCGTTGGATATTGAACAACTACAGCTCTCAGTCAAGAAATATTTTGCGTACAAAAATAAGCTCGATGAAGATATGAGTAAAGATTTGCAAAAACGTTACGCCGCTTACCTACGAGAAACATATGTCGACAAGCTAAACAAAGAGAATGATCCCAGGTATGACACTTTACAATTAATTACAAGGAAACTATAG
- the RPS18A gene encoding 40S ribosomal protein uS13 (similar to Saccharomyces cerevisiae RPS18A (YDR450W) and RPS18B (YML026C); ancestral locus Anc_5.566), with protein sequence MSSLVVQEQGSFQHILRLLNTNVDGNIKVVYALTTIKGVGRRYANLVCKKADVDLHKRAGELTQEELERIVQIMQNPTQYKIPAWFLNRQRDVTDGKDYHTLANGVESKLRDDLERLKKIRAHRGIRHFWGLRVRGQHTKTTGRRRA encoded by the exons ATGTCTTCTCTAgttgttcaagaacaaggTTCCTTCCAACACATTTTGCG TTTGTTGAACACCAACGTCGATGGTAACATCAAGGTCGTTTACGCTTTGACCACCATTAAGGGTGTTGGTCGTCGTTACGCCAACTTGGTTTGTAAGAAAGCCGATGTCGATTTGCACAAGAGAGCTGGTGAATTGACCcaggaagaattggaaagaatTGTCCAAATCATGCAAAACCCAACTCAATACAAGATCCCAGCTTGGTTCCTAAACCGTCAAAGAGATGTCACTGACGGTAAGGACTACCACACTTTGGCTAACGGTGTCGAATCCAAATTGAGAgacgatttggaaagattgaagaagatcagaGCTCACCGTGGTATCAGACACTTCTGGGGTTTGCGTGTTAGAGGTCAACACACCAAGACCACCggtagaagaagagcttAA
- the TDEL0A04320 gene encoding homeobox domain-containing protein (similar to Saccharomyces cerevisiae YHP1 (YDR451C) and YOX1 (YML027W); ancestral locus Anc_5.567), producing MMSGKPLLPSLAVLLNNNMLHSEPCSPLLENLKPRFYNDDQGAIRLPPLGFNGITRPKSVDSALRHVPITNSTGSYTPARQPQLRTQSFTEAEPATPSTPVVKKKSTNQSARKNDMLTPLSAARAVITPSANDKKRAFAFITHSQETFPTKEPKIDNAPLARRKRRRTSTQELNILQAEFNACPAPDKRKRQELAERCNMSEKAVQIWFQNKRQASKRQNNSAQRAVQSTPVAQIPTEPAVTTPEATSGETTPPRTSKRGQALTFHLTSDKKVLTPIKTSPNSRVNKLINGDGSGSPRSKPRSAANSINTSGSPTKRIPLQELNNNTLVH from the coding sequence atgatgTCAGGTAAGCCTCTTTTGCCATCTCTAGCCGTGTTATTGAATAACAATATGCTTCATTCTGAGCCTTGTTCACCTCTATTggagaatttgaagcccAGGTTCTATAATGATGATCAAGGTGCCATTAGACTTCCTCCTCTCGGTTTCAACGGTATTACTCGTCCCAAATCAGTGGATAGTGCATTGAGACATGTACCGATAACAAACAGCACCGGATCATATACTCCCGCAAGACAACCACAACTTAGAACTCAATCATTTACAGAAGCAGAACCTGCTACTCCTTCAACGCCGGTCGTTAAGAAAAAGAGTACCAATCAATCGGCTAGGAAGAATGATATGTTAACTCCCTTATCTGCCGCCAGAGCTGTGATCACACCTTCTGCTAATGATAAGAAGAGAGCATTTGCATTCATAACACATTCTCAGGAAACCTTCCCAACAAAGGAGCCTAAAATCGATAATGCACCGCTAGCACGTCGTAAAAGGAGAAGAACTTCAACACAGGAACTAAATATACTTCAGGCCGAGTTCAATGCTTGTCCCGCTCCCGACAAACGTAAGAGACAGGAATTGGCTGAACGTTGTAACATGTCTGAGAAAGCTGTTCAAATTTGGTTCCAAAATAAAAGGCAGGCATCCAAGAGACAAAACAATTCTGCTCAAAGAGCTGTCCAATCAACACCAGTGGCACAAATACCCACCGAACCCGCTGTCACTACACCGGAAGCCACAAGTGGTGAAACAACCCCTCCAAGAACTTCTAAGAGAGGCCAGGCACTCACATTCCACCTTACATCAGACAAGAAAGTCTTAACACCCATCAAGACTTCACCCAATAGCAGAGTAAATAAGCTGATCAACGGCGATGGCTCCGGTAGCCCCCGTAGTAAACCACGCTCGGCGGCTAACTCCATTAACACATCTGGATCTCCAACTAAGAGAATCCCACTTCAGGAGTTGAACAATAACACTTTAGTTCACTAA
- the PPN1 gene encoding endopolyphosphatase (similar to Saccharomyces cerevisiae PPN1 (YDR452W); ancestral locus Anc_5.568) codes for MTSENLLEDKSPRRRVLERNWLYAACSFVLVLWLVFTRYEKFSNCADKIAHFEATPVPGNWSEEDVEAYKMLGLTPKDPVLIRNLETGQEKKLHGRFLHITDMHPDAFYKEGSSVEYSCHSGKPPPHKKNFASKFGDATKGCDAPEELIDYTLEWIKDNLRDKIDFVIWTGDNVRHDNDRKIPRTEMQILEMNDQISRKMQRVFSDPNSDNPRDFDVTLIPSIGNNDVFPHNMFALGPTLQTREYYRIWDNVIPQEQQRTFYRGACFVTEVIPGRLAVLSINTLYLYKANPLVDNCDSKKQPGYQLLAWLGSVLEELRQRDVKVWLSGHVPPIEKNFADSCYDKFTLWTHEYRDIIIGGLYGHMNIDHFIPVDGEASRKAIESEVEINSSEDDDDEEEILDHAMAASEVHLMGAKPENKESYMNGIRDKVYKKVHQEVEESVANEDMMCGKKRNEHKTFEEICENYSIVTISGSVIPTFNPSIRIWEYNTTDLEADSSTWQKHSWDDFYEKLNKIMDNEYNSEEEDELTIDDEIEIEKKKSNRKKKRKNKADKTIPKKKPAKLALGPAYTPQLFSPTKFVQYYADLKQINEDYYSLLDSGKKPGEAAERSFKYQVEYTSEEGPYPMKSLMVEDFISLASKLATDKKIWQKFLKRAFMSTGYTDDN; via the coding sequence ATGACCTCGGAAAACTTACTGGAGGATAAGTCTCCCAGGCGAAGAGTTCTGGAACGGAATTGGCTTTATGCGGCCTGTTCTTTCGTCCTAGTGTTGTGGCTAGTATTTACACGGTATGAGAAGTTTTCCAATTGTGCCGATAAGATTGCACATTTCGAGGCTACGCCAGTACCGGGGAATTGGAGTGAAGAGGATGTTGAAGCATATAAAATGCTAGGCTTGACTCCCAAGGATCCTGTGTTGATTAGAAATTTGGAGACAGGGCAAGAGAAAAAGCTGCATGGTAGGTTTTTGCACATCACCGATATGCATCCAGACGCATTCTACAAAGAGGGTTCCTCAGTGGAATATAGTTGTCATAGTGGTAAACCACCGCCACATAAGAAAAACTTTGCGTCCAAATTCGGGGACGCTACGAAAGGTTGTGATGCACCTGAGGAATTAATTGATTATACGCTAGAGTGGATCAAGGACAATTTGCGAGATAAAATTGATTTTGTTATTTGGACAGGTGACAATGTTCGTCACGATAACGATCGTAAAATCCCAAGAACTGAGATgcaaattttggaaatgAATGATCAAATCTCTAGGAAGATGCAGAGAGTTTTTTCAGACCCTAATAGTGATAATCcaagagattttgatgTTACCTTAATTCCTAGCATTGGTAATAATGACGTTTTCCCGCATAATATGTTCGCCCTAGGACCTACGTTACAAACAAGAGAGTACTATAGAATTTGGGACAATGTAATTCCACAGGAGCAACAGAGGACTTTTTATAGAGGTGCGTGTTTTGTCACTGAAGTTATTCCCGGTAGATTGGCCGTGCTATCTATTAATACGTTGTATCTGTACAAGGCGAATCCATTAGTCGATAACTGTGACTCGAAGAAACAACCCGGTTACCAACTATTGGCATGGCTTGGGAGCGTGCTCGAAGAGCTTAGACAAAGAGATGTTAAAGTATGGTTGTCTGGTCATGTTCCCCCCATCGAAAAGAATTTTGCTGATAGTTGTTATGATAAATTCACATTATGGACTCACGAATACAGGGATATCATAATTGGTGGGCTCTATGGACACATGAACATAGACCATTTCATTCCGGTGGATGGTGAGGCATCTCGTAAGGCAATTGAGTCTGAAGTCGAGATCAATTCATccgaggatgatgatgatgaggaggagATTCTTGATCACGCAATGGCTGCTAGCGAGGTGCATTTAATGGGTGCTAAACCAGAAAACAAAGAATCGTATATGAATGGCATTAGAGATAAAGTATACAAGAAAGTTCATCAGGAGGTGGAAGAGTCAGTTGCGAATGAGGATATGATGTGCGGTAAGAAACGTAATGAGCAtaaaacttttgaagagatctgTGAAAATTATTCGATCGTCACGATTTCGGGTTCTGTAATACCTACTTTCAATCCAAGTATCCGTATATGGGAGTACAACACGACAGACCTCGAGGCAGACAGTTCAACGTGGCAAAAGCACTCGTGGGATGATTTTTACGAGAAACTGAATAAGATTATGGATAATGAGTACAATTccgaggaagaagacgaaTTGACCATTGATGACGAGATCgagattgagaagaagaaatcaaatcgcaagaagaagagaaagaataaaGCTGACAAGACCATaccgaagaagaaaccggCCAAATTAGCACTAGGCCCAGCCTACACACCTCAACTGTTCTCACCAACAAAATTTGTACAATACTATGCGGATTTGAAACAGATTAACGAGGACTACTACTCGCTCTTAGACTCTGGTAAGAAACCAGGTGAGGCTGCCGAACGTTCCTTCAAATATCAAGTTGAATACACTTCTGAAGAAGGACCCTACCCGATGAAAAGCCTCATGGTCGAAGATTTCATTTCACTAGCCTCGAAACTAGCCACTGACAAGAAGATATGGcagaaattcttgaaacGTGCCTTTATGTCCACCGGTTACACTGATGACAACTAA